From the Salminus brasiliensis chromosome 15, fSalBra1.hap2, whole genome shotgun sequence genome, the window ATGGGAACAAAATGGGATTATTCAAAGCTAAAGATGAGAAACTtacatatagttggtaaaaaatatacttggctaaaataattagatatgatgcccaaacagttgaatagcaaagctgctcaaTCCCAGGCAAATTACACTTTACACCCTGaagggctattgagaccacacCTCCAGCATTCACTTTTCATTCCTTCatcatacagtggggaaaaaaagtatttagtcagtcaccaattgtgcaagttctcccacttaaaaagataagagaggcctgtaattgacatcataggtagacctcaactatgagagacacaatgagaaaaaaaatctgaaaatcacattgtcggatttttaaagaatttatttgcaaataatggtggaaaataagtatttggtcaataacaaaatttCGTCTTAAtgctttgttatatatcctttgttgggaatgacagaggtcaaacgttttctgtaagtcttcacaaggttggcacacaccattggtggtatgttggcccattcctccatgcagatctcttctagagcagtgatgttttggggctgtcggcggcaacacagactttcaactccattcaaaggttttctatggggttgagatctggagactggctagcccactccaggaccttgaaatgcttcttacaaagccactcctttgttgccctggcagggtgcttgggatcattgtcatgctgaaaaacccagccacgtttcatcttcaatgcccttgctgatggaaggaggtttgcgatcaaaatctcacaatacatgaccccattcattccttcatgtacacggaccagtcgtcctagtccctttgcagagaaacagcatgatgttgccacccccatgcttcacagttggtatggtgttctttggatgcaactcggcattcactctcctccaaacacagcgagttgtgtttgtaccaaacagttctactttggtttcatctgaccataagaccttctcccaaaactcttccggaacatccaaatgctctctagcaaacttcagacacgcccggatatgtactggcttaagcaggggaacacatctgagtccctggcggcgtagtgtgtaactgacggtagcctttgtaatgctggtcccagctttctgcaggtcattcactaggtccccccgtgtggttctgggatttttgctcaccgttcttgtgatcattttgacccaaTGGGCtcagatcttgcatggagcccctgatggagggacattagcagtggtcttgtaggtctcccattttctgattattgctcccacagtagatttcttcacaccaagctgcttgcctattgcagattcagtcttcccagcctggtgcaggtctaaaatttcgacagctctttggtcttcaccatagtggagtttggagtgtgactgtttgaggttgtgggcaggtgtcttttatactgttaacgagttcaaacaggtgccattaatacaggtaatgagtggaggacagagaagcctcttaaagaagaagttacaggtctgtgacagccagaaatcttgcttgtttgtaggtgaccaaatacttattttccaccattatttgcaaataaattctttaaaaatcagacaatgtgattttcagattttttttctcattttgtctctcatagttgaggtctacctatgatgttaattacaggcctctcatctttttaagtaaagagaacttgcacaattggtgactgactaaatacttttttccccactgtatgtacagcatatgtccacattatttctagaaacctgacactcaCCACTACTAAAAGCACACATTTGGACCAAAGGACTTCATAAAGTCAGATAATATTTTGACATGGTTAATATTTTATTGACAATAATAGCACTGAAACATTTAAGCAATTATTAAATCAAGCTGTAATCTCACAGTTGCTCGCTATCTGGTAGAGAAAAATGTAATGAGCAATTTAATTTCAGACAGTTTACCAATGCTAGCAGGCAAGCAAAAAGTTAGCTTATGAAAGCTAGCATAGGCTAGCTACCTATATTTATAAGAGGTTTCTGTAACCAATAATTAatacttattaattattcattaataatatcAAACATCAAATAAAGGTATTTACCTAGTTTGTTAGTGGCAAGTGTCAGgattctagaaatcatctggacatatgctgtacacGTGATGAAGGAATGAACAGTGCATGCAGGGGGAAAGGTCTCAATAGccctaatatttaattattttagccaagattatgaTTCAGTAGATTCTTTACCAACTAtatgtaagttgtaaggtgagaaacctttagctttgaatattcccgttttattcccattaattcctgTTAATTCCCATTATTACCTTCAACTCTACTCTATGTCCCATGTAAGTGGTTCAGTACTATATGCACTATTATCAGATGTATATTTTCCTTTTCCTTGCATTGCTCATATGTTCTCCTCTAAAAGGTCATTAATTCCACAATagagctttctttttttaagtctCAAAGGTAGACAGTGATATCTCACCTCACGGTTAAAGACACAGTGGATGAAGAAGATAAAGGTGCCCTGCTGTGAGTTGATGATCAAGAAGAGAATCTTTATCGCCTCACTGCTCTCCGTAAAGAAGCCCAGGATCCAGGGGCATCCGATTATGACAAACTGGAGCAGAGTTTTAACCATCACACTTTTAACACAAATGTTATCACTGCTTGTCTGCAATATCGGACTGTTCAACTTTTTCAGAGTGGAGATCATAATGATGCTGATAATGATGAAGAGGATCAGGTTTGACTGCACAGGTgagaaaagaaaatcaagatTAATCAAGCAAAATATTCTTAAACTCCACTCCCAAGTCTTATAACTcatctttttattttgcttgacagcaaaacacaatattttctgctttattttgtatatattaataattgaaGAAAGTGTACTTACTGCCAAAATGAAGCAAACAGGACCTAAGAAACTCCACAACAAGCCTTTTTCAAACTTAAGCCAAcatctataaaaaaaacaaaaaacaaaaaaacaggaagGAAGTTTGTTGTACTCTCCTGCTCACTATGCAGCAGGTATTGATGACTTTGTGTGTATctggccctattttagcgatctttaggcGAGCTGTCCACCGCGCaccatgcagcttgatttagggcatgtCTGTGTGTCCTTGCTATCATAACAACCAGAAACGTACACCTTGCACGTCTCAAAACACACAAGAaacatgtactaagtctcttaattaatcatgggtgtgttttggccagaatgtgcaataaatcaatCAGCGTGTTACTTGCAATTCTCTTtgagagccaggtgcggtccatgtgcacctgtgtttcccattgccaagatagcaatatgccagaaattgATGAGAACAAACCTCATTTGGAGACCACCACGCCTattggcgtagatatattcacaagcagagttgctatttaaacaacacaggtGGAAGGCATGAAAATGGACTGTTGGTGGGgtatagcaatgagcatcatgACACAGCCCCATGTCTTTAGCTGGGAGTATCAAACAAGTATAAATATTCTATTTCAAATTTCCCAAATCATTGGGCCAAATTCAAGTGAAGCCCAAAaaagttttaaatttagcataaaACAACAttcaatataatattttaaaggtCACATTTATTTTGAAAGCATATGATACTATCATTCATGATCTGTACAACTGTATATTGTAGGACTGTACACTGATGGGAATCCATACAGTTCTTTCTATAATACAAAAACTTAGGGGAGGCATGAACTGGCATGAGCTCTGTATCTGATTGTCCTCTGTCAGCTTGTTTGATTGGgtaaatgttttaaattgaGCAAACTCAattcataaataattaaatcatttaGACATATTTTTTACTGTCTTTGAAATCTATGACAGCAATACCTCTCACATCTCTgatcacaaaaacaaacaaacaaacaaacaaacaaaaaactcacCAGGTAAAATCTGGGTTAACTCTAAATCAACTCTTTGCAACTAAACCAGCAGCAACCATAGAAAAAGCCATTAAAGACTGTTTACGTAGAGAGAGGTCCATGAATATTGACCCAGGCTACTgctcattttattttatgccCTGATCTCCCAGTAACAAGAGGGCAATGTTTATATCTGCAAGTCAATACAAGTCTAGAGACACTCACTGTGGACTGCCATATCCATCAGGAAACAGTCCAACAGACACGCCCACCACAACCAGGGGAATAATGTATCCAATCACGGCCAGACATTTCCAGCTGAGAATCTCCTTCTGTTTGGATCTGATCTTTGTGAGGTTCTTCActgagatgaagagcagcacagCTTCAATGAACATCCACACAAAtgcagagaggaagaggaagtgcAGAACACCTGCCAGCACTGCACACAAcatctggagagagagagagagagagagagagagagagcgagagagagagagacagagagagagagagagagagagagataatgagagagagaaattggtTATGCCATGCCTTGGCAATGATGTTTAGGtacttcaatggttctttacttAGGGCTACAATGCAAAatagaaccacagcaactcaaaAGAACCATGTGGATTCCAAAATGGTACTACAAGGGCTCTGAATGACTTGCGGTCTAATGCGTTGCCAATATGGACTGGAGGTTGCGAGTTCggatcccaagccatgccactttgccatcagtggccggagtctcAGAGAGCATAATTTGCCATGCTCTCTATACATGTCTCACATGTTTTGAAGGAGACATGGGATAGGTCCTTACCTTCTTTGTGTCTGAatcattgctagtgctaggggggagCTACTAAAAGAGGGTTATTTggtagtaaataaataaacaattttaaaaataaataaatgttacaaCATATCACCAAAAAGAAATCACCATTAGTCAAAGAACCAATGTTCAGCCCTGTATAGCACCCATTGTTTTAAGACTGTAAATAACTGCACTTACTGGTACCGAGTGTATATCAAGTAGGTATTTCTGAGTGAGCAAGAAGAGGAGGTGAGCCAGCAGCAGACTTAGACACAGGTTAATCAAAGCAGTTTTGATCACAATGGACTTTTTTTGACAAAAGGCAAAGGTCACCAGAGTCAAGCTCAGAAACACCAGGCCTACAGCCATGGCCACTGTGTTGAGCAGGTCCACGAAAGGCGTACTCTGGAAAGCAAGAGTACATCTCTGGGTTTTAGTTTTTCTTCTAATTCAGTCATTATTGCATGGAACATTTAATATAACTTATTTATCTTTTGCAACAAATGACAATTCTGCCATAAGCACAGGTAGCAAAGCACAAATACTTAGTTACcgtacttaagtagaaatttggTTATCTTTACTTTACTAGTAATTATTTTTTAGCTGAcattttacttctacttcttacattttcacgcaattatctgtactttctactccttccattttaaaaatagcctatTCCTGTTTCTTTTCAGTTTGCCAttggtaaaaacaaaaaaaaaagaaaagaaaataaaaacctaTGCAGACAATCACACCATCTGGAAGGTGTGACATAGCAGAAGTATatagcctagtatgaagatgtccatGGCAGAAACTCAAGAATGTttcaacatgaacattttaacatttaacattgtgttaacattttttttttttttttgggggggggcacTATAGTGCActatagtgcactataggcccctgtggcgcggcctaagcttttggcctttgttttccttccattacttttacttttactacttgaagtagttttgaaaccagtacttttacacttttactggagtaaaaagcttaagcttTAGCTTGATGcttcaacttctatagaagtaTTTTTGaaccctagtatctacacttctacctgaggaatgaatatCAATACTTTTAATATCTTTGGCCATAAGATACTCCAGTGCATTGATAGAAACCTTGTGAGAAAGCACTTCTACTGACATTatcaaaatcttaaaaaaaaaaactttaatattcattaacACTCCAacgcttattacacactaaggtgtattattctgTTACTAcatggacttctgtacaaactggtggggctattctccgGCGGAccatagactgtttaaggggttaacatacattataaattatatgCACCAATGCACACTATTACTAAGTAAAGAATGAATGTATAAGTAATGAAATATACGTATGTGCAATGCTAAAGTGCTGTTAAGTGAATGCTGAAAAACATCATTAGGTTAACAGTTGCCATAAGTACTTTTCTCCTCATTTCTTCTTACCTTTGATGATCCGCTGGTTTGCATAATAAGAGCAAAGGTCCCTGGGTGAACACAGGAGCAAATGGTAAAACTACTGTTGTATAAGATAACTTCACAACTGCCCTCCACccattcagtttctctccagtTCACACAGCTTAGAATTCCTTTAGGTTTTCCTACCTAACCAAGACACAGAAGATCATTTAGAAACATTTAAAACTTGCATGACATGAAAGTTGTGTATTGTTTTTAAcaaattgttttttttgctaCTGATGTAGTGTTTGTGGAGCATTTAACTGTGGTGTACAAGGTGAAGTTATGAAGTAATGAATTTTTGGGAACAGAACCATGACCTAAACCCCATTTCCTCTATTTCCAGACCCTAAACACTTTTTTCTCCCCTTCATCTTAATAATGAACAATTTAGCATTGCTGAATAGTCTGACATTGATCAATGGATCTTAGCTTCAGGTTACAAGTTGACTTAACCTACTATGGGTCTTGATCTTATGGCATATTTTAAGTTCTTCCACAACAGCCCATTCCCCTTTTCCCCTGATCCACCACATCCAATGCACAGACTAAGGTTTGTAATCACTTTACCTATTGTGTTATCTATTGAGTTTACTATTGTGCAGTTCATATTGGGTCTTTATGCTGTTTCTAGCCCTTGTatctttcattttctttcattGTATCTTTCCATTGGTGACCATTAGCTTCTACAAAGTGGTGCATCGTTTACTCCGTACCACTCACCAGAGTCGTCATTCCCTTCTGGCAACAGTGGCCACTGGGGATCATATAATGTGCGAGCAGTCTATTCTCACTACATTGGTTCTAGAGCCAATGAAATTAGTGGTTTCTGAGATGAAATCACCCTTCACCTGGCACCCTATTATCATGTCCTTTGCCCATAATGAATGTTTtccactctgctacaactggcTGGTGTCCTCGCTTATTTATAGGTGCTTGGAAATCCTGTCACGTAGCATCTGTGACATCCAGGCTGAGTTCATTCAAAACattatattctgatatgactgtgtatataatTTTGTTTCTAAAACATTAATTAAGAAGGGAATAAAATAGATAAGAAGGGTAAGAAATAAAATCAATGATGGTAAGTAATTACTAATCCAGAAAAGTCtcatccacacacatacacacacattacacattaaacAGAATATTAACCCATATAACTTTCAGACTCACTGCAAGATGTTCCAGGATAACTTTAAAATGCAGTTCAGGCTGTTGTCCAGTAGGCTCAGTGCTTTGTTTGGCAGTTAGGGTGACTCTTGAGGTGACATCTGACTGGTCAATTTGGttataaactgaatgtttaatTCTACTGATGTTTGGGCTGGATGTTGACTGGATTGGTTGGTTGGTAGTACAGAGCAGTTTGACTGTCACAACAGTAGACATCATGGTTTTCTTTGTGTCGGTAGATGTGTTGAAAAAACTAGGTTTCAGAAATCTTGACATGTTGGCGTAGCTCATGAAAATCAGCGCATCTATTCCTAAAGCACAGAACACCAACAGAATATAGATTAATGAGTGTGTAGGTCTGGATATAGACTTAAGTAGGtaaatatatattgaatatttatATAGAATGCATGACAGTTCTATTACTATACCTTTGCTGTGCTTTGAAATCTCAATGAGGTTGGATTCCAAGAAAGCTTTGCTTGTTTTGATTTGTGGGGTTTTTGTTAATGAGATATTTGGGCCAATAGCAATTACTGAAGCCTCTGagagattaaaaaaacacaaagcagacaAATAAATGATCTTGTTTCATGAATACAATATAGCCACTTTCCCAATTATACTTGAGGCGATCCATTGTTTTTTCATTGTACATCAACTTGCTTGATAAGCTCTTAAAATTGCAGAGCTAATTTGCAGTTGAAATCTCGAAAGAACAAGTATTACAATTACTACAGTGAGGTGTGTGTTGGTGCTATGTTATGCTGTTTAACTCTTTTTCAAATTTATTGTCTCATTTACCTAGAGATGGAAGCGAGATGTTATCGGAGAAGGATGTATCTGTTTTATGCACCAATGAAGACACCAGTTTCTCAGTGGCATTGAGTATAAAGTTCCCATAGAATGTCAGTTGAGTTTGGTTAGAAGATGCATCTTCCAAAATTTCTGTTGAATTTAGTAACTTTTCCAAAAGATAGTCAACCTAACCAAGCACAAGAGAAACCAGGCCTGACGTTCAGGTGTAAACAAAGAAATACACTTTAATAACTGAACTAAATGTTCCTCACTGTTTGACGTATCAAACGATCTGTGCTGTTCTTAATCTGATTTAGGAGAATCTCTACGCACTCCACAGTGAAAATAGCCTAGAACAGAAAGCACATTTCTAACATTAATTCATTAAGAAATTATGAATTTGTATCAGTTAATAGTATCGGTTGTTCATTTATCATATGTAGTATTTCAAACTTGCCTGGCATTGTTCAGATTGTGTTAGAGGAAAATCtgaaaacagagagacagactgattTACACATGAACAGCTGCAAAACCTGCATGTCTAACTaaatctatatatatgtatgtctattctatctatctgtctatctattgtTTGTTTTGATTGTACACTAAGAAGCATCACTCTATATCTAATCCTAAAATACAAACATATAATATGCAAATCAGTGTAGTGTTGGCATCCTAAACTTGAGCCCTTGTGCTCAGTGACTGCCTGATATCTGAATCTCAAGGATGTTATCAGGGTTTCTTTCCTAACAATTTTTATCCATATTTCTAGTGCATTTGCCCAATTTTAATGTCAACATCCTTAATTTAAAGTTGACTTTCTGAACTGAGATTACATTTATTATCTAATTTTAACTCCAATATGCTGTGTTTGACAACACTACTAAAAACAGTAATGTGTTGATCAACATCCAGATATTGATGACATGTAAACAATTACAGCTTATAGACAATGACTGCTCTTATAAAATGACTTTCCAAACAAATCAAGTTGTTTGTTGGTCTACAAGAGCTCTCTTAGCCTGATATTAAAACAGGCTCTTTTGGCATTCTTACCATAATATGTGTTTTGGCTTACTGCACAACTAGAAGTTAACAATTATTCATATATTGCGAGATGCAATTTTGAGATTGAACACCTACTAGTGTTTATAGATGTAGTCACAGCAGTCCTAGTAGGTGGGGTGATGGTAGTAGTGATAACGTTCACATCTGGGGACAGGACATTAGACTTACATGAAGCCATGATTTGACaacattattaaaaacacagattaagGATTGTGATACAATCACAGTACCTGCACAATAAGCTCCAAGAAATCTAACAGTACTCTTAAACTCATAGACATAATAGTTTCCTGGGCATGCTTTGACTCGAATTGACACAAACTCTGAACAGCATCCATACATGGAACTTCCACAGGCCTGGCGGGTAACAATTCCATCTGCTATCTGAGGGTGAAGACCATTAAGCCACAGACTGTAAAAAGTACCACAgctggattgaccaacacagcTTTCTGGCATATAGATGCTCTGCCCATAATACAGCAGCCGGTAAAAGCTGTTCCCACTGTACTGGTTACAGTCACAATTATTCCCTTGGCTCTCATTAGTTCCTCTCCAGGGTTGATCCAGAACAGTGTAGCTATTGCAGGGATCATCACCAGTAGCTGTGGTTGAAAAACATTGCAGTATTTATCAGTGGTGAGGACGTTTTGAGCTGCAGAAGATCAACATGACAAATCCAGAGGTCACTACTGTTTAAACATCTGATTTCTAattgctctttttttaatggtgagatctttttaaacccagACTTATCTGCATCTATAATCTTTTTTCTCAGGCCTCATAGAGCTATTTGGCTCTAATGTAGGCTTGTTAGGTTAATGTTGGTTAGTTAACGTGCAtttcaattaaaaatatattaattgtaAACAAGATCTTTCTTTACATCAAGTTAAATCAAATGTTTTAATAGTCTGGACCGTTTTGAGTTTTACTTACATAAAGTTTGTCCATATGTGTTTGCAATCAGGAAGACCACAGTGACCCCTGGTGGAAAGATAAAAGAATTACGGAACAATCACAAATACAGCTGTAGGCACATATTCATAATCTTATGACCTTTCATCAGCTTATCTGTTTTCACAAAAAACATGATCATGGCAAACCAAACAGGAGATATTTAACTTTGATATAGATTAGTTATCGTTCTTGACTCTTGTTTTAAACCTGCCACGGCCATTCAGATTTCTACTTTACAACACATTAAGAGGGTGGCCCCCTCTACACTCTAGAGGGGCCACCCATGTGCTTATTGAGTCTCtcgtcatatatatatatattcatacactgctcaaaaaaataaagggaacacttaaacaacacaatattactccaagtaaatcaaactgtccacttaggaaacaacactgattgacaatcaatttcacatgctgttgtgcaagtggaatagacaacagatggaaattattggcaattagtaAGACACACTCagtaaaggagtggttctgcaggtggggaccacagaccacttctcagtacctgtgctttctggctgatgctTTGATCactgaatgttggtggtgctttcacactcgtggtagcatgagatggactctacaacccacagaAGTGGCtgaggtagtgcagctcatccaggatggcacatcaatgcaagctgtggcaagaagctttgctgtgtctgtcagcgtagtgtgCAAAGGCTGGAGGCACttccaggagacaggccagtacaccaggagatgtggaggaggccgtaaGAGGGCAACAACcaagcagcaggaccgctacctccgcctttgtgcaaggaggaacaggaggagcactgccagaccctgcaaaatgacctccagcaggccacagatgtgcatgtgtctgcacaaacgagagaacaccaggattggcaaattcgccactagCGCCCTGTGCTcatcacagatgaaagcaggttcacactgagcacatgtgacagacatcacagagtctggagatgccgtggagagcgatctgctgcctgcaacatccttcagcatgaccagtttggtagtgggtcagtaatggtgtggggtggcatttctttggaggccgtacagccctccatgtgctcaccagaggtagcctgactgccattagtcATTAATTCTGACATTAATTCTGTAATTCCACTATTtaaacatcatcatcatgttAGAGGCTGACCTTCTGAACTCCTACAGTAGTTGTAATAGTTGAATTACAGAATCAATGTCTAAGTTAACAAGATTAAAAGTTTCTTCTTAAAGCTTCTAAAGTACTAGTATTTTCTACATAAGCAAAACAGAGCCTTTCTGACATCTTGCCATAGATTAGTTTCCCTGCTTGTTTTCCTGGTTCCTGTTTCCTCCAATGTCACATCTAGATCTTGTTTCCTAAAATGTTTTGAAGTTTTATTCTTTCCTCCATTTTGCACCATTTAAACtgaataattgacatatcaaagTGAGAAAGTAGCAGACAAAcatatacagctttaaacagctaCAGAAGAAAAGCTCCAAGAATGTCTCATATAATTAAAATTATAATTAAGAGAATATTGTAGAACATATTTCTTCATCTTTCTTTGctttgaagaaaaaataatttaacCCATTATTCAGAAAGGCTTGTCAcatactaaggtgtattactcagtaacaacAGGTACTTCAACACTAATGATGCCTTGACTTAATCTAACTGACGTGACTTCATTTAATGCTCTTTCATGctttaaaactgtgttttgCTGCTTATAACTAAACACAATAAGCAGTAAAAAAGCAGTTTAAAAGCATAACGTTAAAAACGCTAAAACCTGACAGATCCCAGTAATCTGCAGATTCCagttcctttatttatttacagttttctcATTATGCTttgtaaaaaatgtttaaaaagtacTCACCCATCCAAAGGGGTCTTAAATATGTatccattttttatataatgtatgGGAATGATGGTCTTGTCTGCTGACAACAGATTTGGGATATGATTCCAGACCTTTTCAGGATGTTTCACAGTAAAAatcattatttacatgtttttcatcCATTACAGGCTGGGGGGTTTCTGCTTcacagacagccaatcagatgtCTCTAAGCAAACGTTGTGGTTTTAAAAAAACCTGGTGGTTCCTGCTGGTATGATGTGCTCTTTTAACAGAAGACTGTTCTGTCATAATTGTGACCTCCACAAATGGGGCATCTAGGCTCAGTCTATTATGCAAATCATGACTGAATTAGCCGAATGTGGGAGagtgttttttacatttcagaCTTTCAGACTAGGAGAATCAGTTCTGTTCGGAAAAAATGGGACACTGATAAGTCACTGTTAAAATGCTTAAATCACATTAATTCATGCAGTAAAAAAAGCAGGTAAAACAAATATTCTATCTCAATTTTTtcacaatgtgaatctgacagtagTACATTTCATCAAATCCATTATCAGTGGAACAATAGAAATTATGTTTTGTTTAATTGCAATACTTTAATTAGCCCATGTTCTCAGAGAAAGCAGAATTAATTGCACTACAAAATATTTATGAACCTGCTGAAAattacaaaatgaaaataaaaagacCATTTTAACAGAAATGCAGTCGTACCAAATATTGATTGTAATTGACGATTCACcttaaatatctaaaataatcCACCAGAAGTCTAAAATTCTACCATGATAGCACAGTCCATTCCTCTCCACAATTTCTTACCAGGCTGtcccagtgtttgtttttttttctggaacatAATCGCAACTTTTCAAAAACCTAATTTAATTGACAACTTGGCAAAGGAAGAGTAGTGTGAAATGTCCACTTTTGAAGACTCCAACTTGCCACCCAGGACCACCACCCAGTGTTGATCAGAAGTAAAGTACTGTCAAATTTATGACtacaaaatcaaataaaaatatgaaactcTACTGAAATGTGATAATATGGCACAAGAAACCAGGTGTAGTCACCTGCTTTGTAACTAATTTGCAAACCAAATGGCCTTTGGTACACACGCTCATTGACattaacaacacaaaacacatccAGTGTCGCTTACAGGATGGTTGACAGAAAACAAGTATCAAAACTCCTATTTTGCATAGCTGACTTCTTCTGTGTGAAAAATGGCTGTAGCTGTAGTGTTAACAGATAAACTCTTGTAAAGTGGCTTAGATCCCCCATCTAGCCACATTCAAGATTTAAAATGCTTGAAAACTTGATTTGAAGAATTTGCAGGGAAAAGCTATAAGGATCAGCAAAATCTTATGTGCACAATTGTGGGTTGACAGGTTCGGTA encodes:
- the LOC140535564 gene encoding adhesion G protein-coupled receptor E1-like translates to MIPAIATLFWINPGEELMRAKGIIVTIADGIVTRQACGSSMYGCCSEFVSIRVKACPGNYYVYEFKSTAIFTVECVEILLNQIKNSTDRLIRQTVDYLLEKLLNSTEILEDASSNQTQLTFYGNFILNATEKLVSSLVHKTDTSFSDNISLPSLEASVIAIGPNISLTKTPQIKTSKAFLESNLIEISKHSKDALIFMSYANMSRFLKPSFFNTSTDTKKTMMSTVVTVKLLCTTNQPIQSTSSPNISRIKHSVYNQIDQSDVTSRVTLTAKQSTEPTGQQPELHFKVILEHLAVGKPKGILSCVNWRETEWVEGSCEVILYNSSFTICSCVHPGTFALIMQTSGSSKSTPFVDLLNTVAMAVGLVFLSLTLVTFAFCQKKSIVIKTALINLCLSLLLAHLLFLLTQKYLLDIHSVPMLCAVLAGVLHFLFLSAFVWMFIEAVLLFISVKNLTKIRSKQKEILSWKCLAVIGYIIPLVVVGVSVGLFPDGYGSPQCWLKFEKGLLWSFLGPVCFILASNLILFIIISIIMISTLKKLNSPILQTSSDNICVKSVMVKTLLQFVIIGCPWILGFFTESSEAIKILFLIINSQQGTFIFFIHCVFNREVRRQYKRLLCSFCFCPSDLKTVKG